The sequence below is a genomic window from Lolium perenne isolate Kyuss_39 chromosome 7, Kyuss_2.0, whole genome shotgun sequence.
CCATACTAATAATAGGAGAAACAGCAACAAGACAAGTAAGATCTTGATATCATATTCTTCTTAGTAAGCAACTTAGGAAGATTTTTTGTTTGAAAACAGGCATATAGCCCTGCTTTTCATTAAGCTGAAAAAAAGGGACAGAGTTCGATTACAACCTGGGGTTACCAGCTAAAACGATGAAAGCACTAAGACAACAAAAGGAAAAGCGACTAGACTGCACGGCAGCAAACCCCCTCTAACACCATATCGACAACCCAGCTACAAAACAAGAAAGAGGTAACACCAAGATGTGCATCTTATTTTGGCACTTACCAGTTACCTGGCCCGaaaagaacagtaaaaacaaaatcaTCAGGAATACGAACATGATAACACAATTATGTCATGAGATTGTCTAACCAAGGTTTTTAGCTAAATGATTAACTAGGTTAGATTACAAAGAAAGCCTGGCAACTGGTAGGTTGTATGAGTCTATGAAATTATGTGCCCAAAACGGGATCAATGTAGCCTAGCAGGGTACACACGACCATCCCCACTTTCTCACCTCCTCCACCAAACCTATCAATGTCACGTCTACCAGTCCTACACTCCCAGCACATATAGGAGGTGTTCCTACGTTACAATGTCATTTTCTTGTGTTGTGTCATCTCAGAATATAGGATACCCAGTATTGCCAAAACAAGGACTATATCTAGTTAATTTTTCTTCTGGCTATAAATTCATTTCTTTCCTCAGAAAAATCTCACCAAGACTCAACTACCACACATTAACCAATCGGGTGCATAATTCTAGACCATGTAGCATATTTAAATGCAGAATCACAAGAATTTGACAACTGGTAATATTGTTAGACGGTAGTACAAAGAAACATGGTATTACATAGTAGAAAAAAAACACAAGTCCACAACCTGTGCTTAAGAACTCAAGTGTATTAGCCTGATATGCTCTACTCTAGTCAATGTAGAGCAGTTGACAATCAATGCTACTCGGAATTGTTCTTTGTTGAGAAGCCTACTTGTGAGACATTTCCTTACAACTTAACTTCTCCTGTCAGTCACCTGAATGTTTTTACTACATTCTCTACAGAACAGCCAGAGGCCAACTTTGTTCCTCGTGCCTAAATAAGACCTTACAGTACAATGTACTTCCCCAACGCCACAAGAAAGTGTTTCCGTCTCATGGCGGAGAACAGCATCACAAGATGCTGAATGACAGTGACATCAACTGATAAAGAAACACACATTTCCAGCAATAATAGTTAAAACCAACCATCAGATAGCAAATACAATAATGGAGAAACTCAAACCCAAATTTCCCATGTTCCTGATCATGTAAAAGAGAATGGAAGATGCTGACCAGTGTGACAGGGTAGGATGGAGTGGAGGCTGTGAATTGAGCAAGCTATGAATGGGTATCCATGTTTAGCAAGCAAATTAGGAAGATGCACAACTTAAGTTGGCACTCACCAGTTACCAGGCTACCAGAAAAAAAGAACAGTCAAACAAAAGCATGAGGAATGAAAAAGGAGAGCGAATTACTGTCTGGCCAAGATTTTTAGTTAAATGATTCGCTCGTTCAGGCTCACAAAGAAACCCTGCCAACTTTTAGGGTGTATGGCTATGAGATTATGTTCCCGAAATGGAATCGGTGTAGCCTTACAGATATTCATGCCAATTTTCTCATTTCCCTCCACCTAACCTGTCCTGTCACCTCCTCTAATCCCACACTCCCAGTACACAACGGAGATGTTTCCTCAGAATATAGGATATGGAGTATTGCCAAAACCAGGACCATACCTACTGCATTTATCTTCAGGCTATATATATCATCTATTTCCTTAGAGGAGTCTTGCATAGATTCAACTAGACAGCTACCGCACATCAATTGAGCAGTGTATAATTGTAGACTCTTTAGCTTCAGCTTCAAAAGAAAATCTAATACATGAAACCATGTTTACAAGCGAAATGATAAGGACTTGACACCTGGTAATTGTTAGACAATACGAAGCAACAAGGTCCACATAGTACACACAGCTGAAAAGAAAAAACCACAACATGTCATTTTCAATAATTCAAGGATACTAGCCTGACATGTTCTATTCTAGTCCCTTAAAACCACTTGAGGATCAATGATTTTCAgacatttttcttttgttgagacACCGGCTTGTCAGGCATTTCTACATTCTTAACTTCACCTGTCAGTCACCTTCATACGGTTGACTATATTCTCTACAGAAATCAAGAAATGTAAGCGGTCAACTTTATTCCCCTGATGCTCTAGCTAATACTACGGTGTAAAGGAAGAAATAATCTCCCACAGTACAATGTCCTTGTTCAGCATCACAAGAAACATTTTTTCCATTTCCTTTTTTGGGGGTGAACAGCGCCACAAGAAACCGTTAATGTTGACATCAGCTTATCAAGAAACATTCACATGACCAGCAAGAATTTGTGAGAATACATACAGTCAGATCATGACTACACTTCATAAGAAACGCAAACCCAGCTGTGACAGCATCCCGTATTTACCCCATCGTTGATCACGGTGTTAAGATAATGCAAAATGCTAACCATGGTGACAGGCTGACAGGGGAAGATGGAACGTGGATTGGATTTGGGGATTCCTCACCTCGCGGCGGGAGAGCTCGGCCTTCCACGCGGCCTCCCGTTCGGCGACCTCGCGCTCGCGCTCCTCGATGTAGCTCTGCATCTCGCGCTCCTTCATGACGCGGTCCTGGATGTCCGCGTCCAGCGCCTCCTTGAGCTCCTTCACGAACCTGTCAACCACCGCCTTTATCCGCACCGACATCTTGCTGCGCCTCACGACCCTAAACACCACTACTCCTCGCGCCTCTTACTTCAGCAGCGGTCGCCGGCGGCCTCCATGGACCATTTGATTCTAGGGCATGTGAGAAAAGGACGCCGGAATTCTCCAGGGCGCGTTTCTTTCTTGGTTTCGGCTTTGCGTGGATGAGGCGAAGAGCAGGGAAAGGGGGGACGGCCCAGTGGGCCTGTTTATGGCCCAATTTGCTCGCTTGcctttctctttctctttatccttttctttttctttccttttttcctCCTTTGTTCTTGTTCTTTTGACTACTACAGTACCGCTCTTACTCTTCATTCAGAAGATACTGGTTTACATGGGGTTAAGCATCTGACTAGCAAGGAAAATACCGCCCCTAGTTGTGTGACCAAGCCATTGGTCGCCATATGAGCCTTGCCACTCTACCACTAGTCGCCACAGGAGCAAACTCCATCCTGGAAATGGTGGAACCGAACAGGGTCCCTGATGATGATCACCTTGCCTTCACTCTTGAATATGAGTATTACAAGTGCAAAA
It includes:
- the LOC127316809 gene encoding uncharacterized protein; the encoded protein is MSVRIKAVVDRFVKELKEALDADIQDRVMKEREMQSYIEEREREVAEREAAWKAELSRREAEIARQEARLKVERENLEKEKSVLMGTASNQDNQDGALEITVSGEKYRCLRFSKAKK